The Microbacterium sp. KUDC0406 genome includes a window with the following:
- the glpX gene encoding class II fructose-bisphosphatase, producing MVSLTADLSPLRPDRNLALELVRATEAASIRAVPFIGRGDKEAADGAAVDAMRAFLGTVHFQGRVVIGEGEKDNAPMLFNGETVGTGSGPECDIAVDPIDGTSLTAAGRQNALSVIAVSDRGTMLDASSVFYMDKLVTGPAGVGVVDIRLPIGENIRRLAAALDKPVDEIVVSVLNRPRHEKLIADIREAGAGTRLMSDGDVAGGINAARHNARTDMCVGVGGSPEGIVTACAIKALGGHIQGRLWPRDDAERQRGIDAGLDMDKVYEADDLVKGNNTLFVATGVTDGQLVSGVRREGGYVYTESVVLRGASGTLRRISSEHLVSKWL from the coding sequence ATGGTGAGCCTCACTGCTGATCTCAGCCCCCTCCGCCCCGACCGTAACCTCGCACTCGAACTGGTGCGCGCCACGGAGGCCGCCTCGATCCGCGCGGTGCCGTTCATCGGCCGAGGCGACAAGGAGGCGGCGGACGGCGCCGCCGTCGACGCCATGCGCGCGTTCCTCGGCACCGTGCACTTCCAGGGGCGCGTCGTGATCGGCGAGGGCGAGAAGGACAACGCCCCGATGCTGTTCAACGGTGAGACCGTCGGCACCGGCAGCGGGCCGGAGTGCGACATCGCGGTCGATCCGATCGACGGCACCTCGCTGACCGCAGCCGGCCGGCAGAACGCGCTCTCCGTGATCGCGGTCTCCGATCGCGGCACGATGCTGGATGCCTCGAGCGTGTTCTACATGGACAAGCTCGTCACCGGCCCCGCGGGCGTCGGCGTCGTGGACATCCGCCTGCCCATCGGCGAGAACATCCGTCGTCTCGCTGCGGCCCTCGACAAGCCGGTCGACGAGATCGTCGTCTCGGTGCTGAATCGTCCCCGGCACGAGAAGCTCATCGCGGACATCCGCGAGGCCGGGGCCGGCACCCGCCTGATGAGCGACGGCGATGTCGCCGGCGGGATCAACGCCGCACGGCACAACGCCCGCACCGACATGTGCGTCGGCGTCGGCGGCAGCCCGGAGGGCATCGTCACGGCGTGCGCGATCAAGGCGCTGGGCGGTCACATCCAGGGCCGTCTCTGGCCGCGCGACGACGCCGAGCGTCAGCGCGGCATCGACGCGGGCCTCGACATGGACAAGGTCTACGAGGCGGATGACCTGGTCAAGGGCAACAACACGCTGTTCGTCGCGACGGGGGTGACCGACGGTCAGCTGGTCTCGGGCGTCCGCCGTGAGGGCGGGTACGTCTACACCGAGAGCGTGGTGCTGCGCGGGGCGTCGGGCACCCTGCGCCGGATCTCGTCGGAGCACCTCGTCTCGAAGTGGCTCTGA
- the fbaA gene encoding class II fructose-bisphosphate aldolase codes for MPVATPDQYAEMLDRAKAGGFAYPAFNVSSSQTIHAVLQGLTEAGSDGIIQVTTGGADYFAGQTVKARATGALAFAKFATEVAKSYPVTVALHTDHCPKDALAGFVEPLIAASEEEVKAGRNPIFQSHMWDGSAVPLAENIEIAGDLLPRMKAINAILEVEIGVVGGEEDGVAHEGSNEALYTTFGDVDQAVQALGLGEQGRYIAALTFGNVHGVYKPGGVKLRPELLGEIQQQVAAKYGTGAKPLDLVFHGGSGSTDEEIALAVANGVVKMNIDTDTQYAYTRAIADYMFKNYDGVLKVDGEVGNKKQYDPRAWGKVAETAMAARVIESTRQLGSYGQSKS; via the coding sequence ATGCCCGTTGCCACCCCGGATCAGTACGCCGAGATGCTCGATCGCGCGAAGGCCGGCGGTTTCGCCTACCCCGCGTTCAACGTCTCCAGTTCGCAGACGATCCACGCCGTCCTCCAGGGGCTGACCGAGGCCGGCTCCGACGGCATCATCCAGGTCACCACCGGTGGTGCCGACTACTTCGCCGGCCAGACAGTGAAGGCACGCGCCACCGGCGCCCTCGCCTTCGCCAAGTTCGCCACCGAGGTCGCGAAGTCGTACCCCGTGACCGTCGCGCTGCACACCGACCACTGCCCGAAGGACGCCCTCGCCGGCTTCGTCGAGCCGCTCATCGCGGCATCCGAGGAAGAGGTGAAGGCCGGGCGCAACCCGATCTTCCAGTCGCACATGTGGGACGGCTCGGCCGTCCCGCTCGCCGAGAACATCGAGATCGCAGGAGACCTGCTCCCCCGGATGAAGGCGATCAACGCCATCCTCGAGGTGGAGATCGGCGTCGTCGGCGGCGAGGAGGACGGCGTCGCGCACGAGGGCTCGAACGAGGCCCTGTACACGACTTTCGGCGACGTCGACCAGGCTGTGCAGGCGCTCGGCCTCGGCGAGCAGGGCCGCTACATCGCCGCCCTCACCTTCGGCAACGTGCACGGCGTGTACAAGCCGGGCGGCGTGAAGCTGCGCCCCGAGCTGCTCGGTGAGATCCAGCAGCAGGTCGCCGCGAAGTACGGCACCGGCGCCAAGCCGCTCGACCTCGTCTTCCACGGCGGCTCGGGCTCGACCGACGAGGAGATCGCCCTCGCGGTCGCGAACGGCGTCGTCAAGATGAACATCGACACCGACACGCAGTACGCGTACACCCGTGCCATCGCCGACTACATGTTCAAGAACTACGACGGCGTCCTGAAGGTCGACGGCGAGGTGGGGAACAAGAAGCAGTACGACCCGCGCGCCTGGGGCAAGGTCGCCGAGACCGCCATGGCCGCCCGCGTCATTGAGTCGACCCGCCAGCTCGGCTCGTACGGCCAGTCGAAGAGCTGA
- a CDS encoding DNA recombination protein RmuC codes for MEVLLVVLCLLTLALLALVLFLLLALRARLASGGNGGDGLNAEVRSELAAQRRELVDTIAQGQNLLDQRIIHLAQTQASEGDRERTARRDDHRELQTDVTSALNMLVEQFRAHAQASTTAHSEFRADVDARVNALRLTTDDKLEKIRLTVDDRLQGTLKVALQENAEKIQALNEANTAKHTEMQTLLREELDKLRTGNEAKLEKMRETVDEKLQGTLEKRLGESFALVSERLEQVQKGLGEMHTLASDVGGLKRVLTNVKNRGSWGEVQLSRQLEDLLTPGQYAENVVIKPGSQESVEFAVKLPGREDDSPVYLPIDSKFPQEDYERLLEAQENGDKAEIETAIKRLEKAILAQAKLISSKYIAPPQSTDFAIMYLPTEGLFAEVARRPGLTSRLQNDLRVMVTGPTTLMSLLNSLQMGFRTLAIEKRSSEVWKVLAAAKNEFQKYGQVWDKLDKQLKTAQRTVQEAGVRTRAVERRLRDVEDFDAIAAPASMLDVLDATQADADEVTPYERGAELDGVVARLDES; via the coding sequence ATGGAAGTTCTGCTCGTCGTCCTCTGCCTGCTCACGCTGGCGCTGCTCGCGCTCGTCCTCTTCCTCCTGCTCGCACTGCGGGCCCGGCTCGCGTCGGGCGGGAACGGCGGTGATGGACTCAACGCCGAAGTGCGCTCCGAGCTCGCCGCCCAGCGACGTGAGCTGGTCGACACCATCGCCCAGGGGCAGAACCTGCTGGATCAGCGCATCATCCATCTCGCGCAGACGCAGGCGTCAGAGGGCGATCGTGAGCGCACCGCGCGACGTGACGATCACCGAGAGCTCCAGACCGATGTCACGTCGGCTCTGAACATGCTCGTCGAGCAGTTCCGTGCGCATGCGCAGGCGAGCACCACCGCTCACTCCGAGTTCCGCGCCGACGTGGATGCACGGGTGAACGCCCTGCGTCTGACGACGGACGACAAGCTCGAGAAGATCCGGCTGACGGTCGACGACCGGCTGCAGGGCACCCTGAAGGTCGCGCTCCAGGAGAACGCGGAGAAGATCCAAGCGCTGAACGAGGCGAACACCGCCAAGCACACCGAGATGCAGACGCTGCTTCGAGAAGAGCTCGACAAGCTCCGCACCGGCAACGAGGCGAAGCTCGAGAAGATGCGCGAGACGGTCGATGAGAAGCTGCAGGGCACGCTCGAGAAGCGCCTGGGCGAGTCGTTCGCACTGGTCAGCGAGCGCCTCGAGCAGGTGCAGAAGGGCCTCGGTGAGATGCACACCCTGGCATCGGACGTCGGGGGGCTCAAGCGCGTCCTCACGAACGTGAAGAACCGCGGCAGCTGGGGCGAGGTGCAGCTCTCGCGCCAGCTCGAAGACCTGCTCACTCCCGGCCAGTACGCGGAGAACGTGGTGATCAAGCCGGGTTCTCAGGAGAGCGTCGAGTTCGCCGTGAAGCTCCCCGGCCGTGAGGACGACTCACCGGTCTACCTGCCGATCGACTCGAAGTTCCCCCAGGAGGACTACGAGCGCCTGCTCGAAGCACAGGAGAACGGAGACAAGGCCGAGATCGAGACCGCGATCAAGCGCCTGGAGAAGGCGATCCTCGCCCAGGCGAAACTGATCTCCTCCAAGTACATCGCACCGCCACAGAGCACGGACTTCGCCATCATGTACCTGCCGACGGAGGGGCTCTTCGCAGAGGTGGCGCGCCGGCCGGGCCTGACGAGCAGGCTCCAGAACGACCTGCGCGTCATGGTGACCGGCCCCACCACGCTGATGTCGTTGCTGAACAGCCTGCAGATGGGGTTCCGGACCCTCGCCATCGAGAAGCGCAGCTCCGAGGTGTGGAAGGTGCTGGCCGCCGCGAAGAACGAGTTCCAGAAGTACGGCCAGGTGTGGGACAAGCTCGACAAGCAGCTCAAGACCGCCCAGCGCACGGTACAGGAGGCGGGAGTGCGCACCCGCGCCGTCGAGCGCAGGCTTCGCGACGTCGAAGACTTCGACGCCATCGCCGCGCCCGCGTCGATGCTCGATGTGCTGGATGCGACGCAGGCGGACGCTGACGAGGTCACGCCTTACGAACGCGGCGCCGAACTCGACGGCGTCGTGGCGCGGCTCGACGAGAGCTGA
- a CDS encoding 3'-5' exonuclease: MPLDFTAIDFETANSSPASPCQVGLVRVRGGEVVAQTGWLIRPPAGHDDFQEWNIRIHGIRPEDVVSAPTWEAQIDRLHAFAGGDVLVAHNAGFDLNVLRRSCAATGLDAPPYRSLCSLAVARKTYRLESYRLPKAAAAAGFGEFPHHDALADARACAQIVIDAARRADAVDIGALSDALSVPVVEFEPLVAERAAA; this comes from the coding sequence GTGCCACTGGATTTCACTGCGATCGACTTCGAGACCGCGAACTCCAGCCCGGCGTCCCCCTGCCAGGTGGGCCTCGTCCGCGTACGCGGTGGAGAGGTCGTCGCGCAGACCGGATGGCTCATCCGTCCGCCCGCTGGGCACGACGACTTCCAGGAGTGGAACATACGCATCCACGGCATCCGGCCGGAGGATGTCGTGAGCGCGCCGACGTGGGAGGCGCAGATCGACCGTCTGCACGCCTTCGCCGGCGGCGACGTGCTCGTCGCGCACAACGCCGGGTTCGATCTGAACGTGCTCCGCCGCTCCTGCGCGGCGACCGGGCTCGACGCGCCGCCGTACCGCTCGCTGTGCTCGCTGGCCGTCGCCCGCAAGACCTACCGGCTCGAGTCGTACCGGCTGCCCAAGGCGGCCGCGGCCGCGGGCTTCGGCGAGTTCCCGCACCACGACGCGCTGGCGGATGCCCGGGCCTGCGCTCAGATCGTCATCGATGCCGCCCGTCGCGCCGATGCGGTCGACATCGGGGCGCTGTCCGACGCACTGAGCGTACCGGTGGTCGAGTTCGAGCCTCTGGTCGCGGAGCGGGCCGCGGCCTGA
- a CDS encoding exodeoxyribonuclease VII small subunit codes for MTASETPVESLSFEAARDELVKVVAELEQGAPTLEQSLALWERGEALATRCEDWLLGAKRRLDAARPAASEDES; via the coding sequence GTGACTGCGTCCGAGACCCCCGTGGAATCGCTGTCGTTCGAGGCGGCGCGCGATGAGCTGGTGAAGGTCGTCGCCGAACTGGAGCAGGGGGCGCCGACCCTCGAGCAGTCCCTCGCCCTCTGGGAGCGCGGCGAAGCCCTCGCCACGCGCTGCGAGGACTGGCTGCTGGGCGCGAAGCGCCGCCTGGACGCCGCACGCCCCGCGGCATCCGAGGATGAGTCATGA
- the ehuB gene encoding ectoine/hydroxyectoine ABC transporter substrate-binding protein EhuB: MAQRHTLTRYSLAITGVLALALTGCASGGDSGSDQNTLEKAQESGTITLAVASERPYSWVEGGEPTGATIAMHKKIFSALGIDDIKVEEVEWNSLIPGLNAGRWDVVSAGMSILPDRCEQAAFSDPEIMYTTTLAVPKGNPDDLSDLDSVKKAGDVKLAVQSGAIEEGYADDLGIGDVIKVDSATAGLEAVQSGRADAFALTAVSLNWMTKDSDDLETTGAFVQEIDGVEQIGAGATVFRKQDKELLEAYNKELAKITGDEKSYLDLVEPFGFTAENLPPADLTTEQLCAGDLG; the protein is encoded by the coding sequence ATGGCACAGCGACACACACTCACCCGATACTCCCTGGCGATCACGGGAGTGCTCGCCCTCGCCCTCACGGGATGCGCCTCCGGCGGCGACAGCGGCAGCGACCAGAACACCCTCGAGAAGGCACAGGAGTCCGGCACGATCACGCTCGCCGTGGCATCCGAGCGCCCGTACTCGTGGGTCGAGGGCGGCGAGCCGACCGGCGCCACGATCGCGATGCACAAGAAGATCTTCAGCGCGCTCGGGATCGACGACATCAAGGTCGAGGAGGTCGAGTGGAACTCGCTCATCCCCGGTCTGAACGCCGGCCGCTGGGACGTCGTCAGCGCGGGCATGTCGATCCTCCCCGACCGCTGCGAGCAGGCCGCGTTCAGTGATCCCGAGATCATGTACACCACCACGCTCGCCGTGCCGAAGGGCAACCCCGACGACCTCAGCGACCTCGACTCGGTCAAGAAGGCCGGTGACGTGAAGCTGGCCGTGCAGTCCGGCGCGATCGAAGAGGGTTACGCCGACGACCTCGGCATCGGGGACGTCATCAAGGTCGACAGCGCGACCGCCGGTCTCGAGGCGGTGCAGTCGGGCCGTGCGGATGCCTTCGCCCTGACCGCCGTGTCGCTGAACTGGATGACCAAGGACAGCGACGACCTCGAGACCACCGGCGCGTTCGTGCAGGAGATCGACGGCGTCGAGCAGATCGGCGCCGGCGCCACCGTCTTCCGCAAGCAGGACAAGGAGCTGCTCGAGGCATACAACAAGGAGCTCGCCAAGATCACCGGTGACGAGAAGAGCTACCTCGACCTCGTCGAGCCGTTCGGCTTCACGGCCGAGAACCTGCCGCCGGCCGACCTCACGACCGAGCAGCTGTGCGCCGGTGACCTCGGCTGA
- a CDS encoding GntR family transcriptional regulator: MARDMPRSVGRAAVPRVPRMSTVDLIAIELRKAIFSGALPVGSPLGEVEIATQLGVSRSPFREGAQRLVQEGLLISVPGRGMRVAVLEGDQIDDVYQARLAIEAQAVRRIAATQDAAVLKRLEHELGELVAASEGEDARAIGDADLEFHQVLVDAAASERLTRFMATLVMQTRIVSFSAPDGYSVRRSVSPTYRELLDALGAGDPASAVAALRTQFDEAVARLHGHGPSVDLVEPDDDGGPVDFEPITPITGD, from the coding sequence ATGGCCCGTGACATGCCCAGATCGGTGGGGCGCGCGGCCGTGCCGCGCGTGCCGCGGATGTCGACGGTGGACCTGATCGCCATCGAGTTGCGCAAGGCGATCTTCTCCGGCGCGCTGCCGGTCGGTTCGCCTCTGGGCGAGGTCGAGATCGCCACCCAGCTCGGCGTCAGCCGCAGCCCCTTCCGCGAGGGGGCGCAGCGCCTCGTGCAGGAGGGGCTGCTGATCTCCGTGCCCGGCCGGGGGATGCGCGTCGCCGTCCTCGAGGGCGACCAGATCGACGACGTCTACCAGGCCCGTCTCGCCATCGAGGCCCAGGCTGTGCGGCGGATCGCCGCGACGCAGGATGCCGCGGTGCTGAAGCGGCTGGAACACGAGCTCGGCGAGCTGGTCGCGGCCAGCGAGGGCGAGGACGCCCGCGCGATCGGCGACGCCGATCTGGAGTTCCATCAGGTGCTGGTCGACGCTGCCGCCAGCGAGCGCCTCACTCGTTTCATGGCCACGCTGGTGATGCAGACCCGCATCGTCAGCTTCAGCGCACCGGACGGCTACAGTGTTCGCCGCTCGGTGTCGCCCACGTATCGTGAGCTGCTGGACGCGCTGGGCGCCGGAGACCCTGCGTCCGCGGTGGCGGCCCTGCGGACCCAGTTCGACGAGGCCGTCGCGCGGCTGCACGGACACGGGCCGTCGGTCGATCTGGTCGAGCCGGACGATGACGGGGGACCGGTCGACTTCGAGCCGATCACCCCGATCACCGGAGACTGA
- a CDS encoding class I SAM-dependent methyltransferase translates to MSMSERATSFGTAASSYEAGRPDYPFEAVAWMLDRLTDGARRIVDVGAGTGKLTRVLTEAAEGEVVAVDPDSEMLAALHVQSPQVPTFIGTAESLPLPDASVDAAVMGQAWHWVDPEPASAEIGRVVRPGGVLGLIWNVRDERVDWVRRLTLIMSGSPAEQMIAGDGPTIAPPFTEIESRRWEWTRAMTREQLLHMARSRSYIITASDEKKASIENGMRDLFDELGVEGDRTIDLPYVTAAYRAVRG, encoded by the coding sequence ATGAGCATGAGCGAGCGCGCGACATCCTTCGGAACGGCGGCGAGCAGCTATGAGGCGGGCCGACCGGATTACCCGTTCGAGGCCGTCGCCTGGATGCTCGATCGGCTGACCGACGGAGCGCGTCGCATCGTCGACGTGGGCGCGGGGACCGGCAAGCTGACGCGGGTGCTCACCGAGGCGGCCGAGGGCGAGGTCGTCGCCGTGGATCCCGATTCAGAGATGCTGGCGGCTCTGCACGTGCAGTCGCCCCAGGTGCCGACGTTCATCGGCACCGCGGAATCGCTGCCGCTGCCGGATGCCTCGGTCGACGCCGCGGTCATGGGGCAGGCCTGGCACTGGGTCGACCCCGAACCGGCGTCGGCCGAGATCGGTCGCGTCGTCCGTCCCGGCGGCGTGCTCGGTCTCATCTGGAACGTGCGCGACGAGCGCGTCGACTGGGTGCGCAGGCTCACGCTCATCATGAGCGGCAGCCCCGCCGAGCAGATGATCGCGGGCGACGGGCCGACGATCGCCCCGCCCTTCACCGAGATCGAGAGCCGGCGCTGGGAGTGGACGCGTGCGATGACCCGCGAGCAGCTGCTGCACATGGCGCGCTCCCGCAGCTACATCATCACGGCATCCGACGAGAAGAAGGCGAGCATCGAAAACGGCATGCGCGACCTTTTCGACGAACTGGGCGTCGAGGGCGACCGCACGATCGATCTGCCGTACGTGACGGCGGCCTACCGCGCGGTGCGCGGCTGA
- a CDS encoding amino acid ABC transporter permease — MQLFFLFFVLPLPPFNIELPPLFVGILGLGLNYGAYGAEVVRGSINSVARGQWEATTALSLSRTQRMWRVIFPQAWALMIPSLTNLLIQLLKGTAVVYLITIVDLTAELNKLRVNTDVFFAYSLGLAVYFVIAYILTIAMNALEARAKHRLGQGTRLREAVAAPAVDAEGTSRERRPSDLELGSRLRRPSRHAVGVPDRHAVRDRAR; from the coding sequence GTGCAGCTGTTCTTCCTGTTCTTCGTGCTGCCGCTGCCGCCGTTCAACATCGAGCTGCCGCCGCTCTTCGTCGGCATCCTCGGACTGGGCCTGAACTACGGCGCCTACGGCGCTGAGGTGGTGCGCGGGTCGATCAACTCGGTGGCCCGCGGGCAATGGGAGGCGACGACGGCGCTCAGCCTGTCACGCACCCAGCGCATGTGGCGGGTGATCTTCCCGCAGGCCTGGGCGCTGATGATCCCATCGCTCACCAACCTCTTGATCCAGCTGCTCAAGGGCACCGCGGTGGTCTACCTCATCACGATCGTCGATCTCACCGCCGAGCTGAACAAGCTGCGCGTGAACACCGACGTGTTCTTCGCCTACTCCCTGGGACTGGCCGTCTACTTCGTGATCGCCTACATCCTCACCATCGCCATGAACGCCCTGGAGGCGCGCGCCAAGCACCGCCTCGGCCAGGGCACCCGGCTGCGTGAAGCCGTCGCCGCCCCCGCCGTCGACGCAGAGGGGACATCCCGTGAACGACGACCGAGTGATCTGGAACTGGGATCACGTCTTCGCCGCCCTTCCCGACATGCTGTGGGCGTTCCTGACCGTCACGCTGTACGTGACCGTGCTCGGTAG
- a CDS encoding DUF6264 family protein translates to MSGDRPQYGEYATPEEQRRAAGLPAVPPPPPVTPAPPPVAVPVAEAPKARPVDRLLTIAMLAYGLVNVFSAIPQFLNLADALTQAMKMLGIPAEFTNVGPARTWGVVAVVVMVAGFAATVYVAFRRIRAAKPAWWVPLVGVVVTMFIVSLCMMVPIMGDPAFMQASLGG, encoded by the coding sequence ATGAGCGGGGACCGCCCGCAGTACGGCGAGTACGCCACTCCCGAGGAGCAGCGCCGCGCGGCGGGCCTCCCCGCTGTGCCGCCTCCGCCGCCGGTGACGCCCGCTCCGCCGCCGGTCGCCGTTCCGGTTGCCGAGGCGCCGAAGGCGCGCCCGGTCGACCGGCTGCTCACGATCGCCATGCTGGCGTACGGGCTGGTCAACGTGTTCTCCGCGATCCCGCAGTTCCTGAACCTGGCCGACGCGCTCACCCAGGCGATGAAGATGCTCGGCATCCCCGCAGAGTTCACCAACGTCGGTCCCGCGCGCACCTGGGGCGTCGTCGCCGTGGTCGTGATGGTGGCCGGCTTCGCCGCAACCGTCTACGTGGCCTTCCGCCGCATCCGCGCGGCGAAGCCCGCCTGGTGGGTTCCGCTCGTCGGGGTCGTCGTCACCATGTTCATCGTCTCGCTCTGCATGATGGTGCCGATCATGGGAGACCCGGCCTTCATGCAGGCCTCGCTCGGCGGCTGA
- the ehuA gene encoding ectoine/hydroxyectoine ABC transporter ATP-binding protein EhuA: MPTRPDTHTGAIALNDGELPAIRFDRVEKRFGDHVVLHDLDFTVRKGDRVTLIGPSGSGKTTILRLVMTLEEADSGYIYIDEQPLTHVERGDRRVELKEKHKNEMRKRIGMVFQQFNLFPNMTVLENIIEAPVHVLKVPKAQAVARAHELLEMVGLPDKAGAHPTQLSGGQQQRVAIARALAMEPEILLLDEVTSALDPEVVGEVLNILRDIARDTDVTMLIVTHEMQFARDVSNRVLMFDGGRIVEEGAPEQIFSDPHEQRTKDFLSAVL; the protein is encoded by the coding sequence TTGCCTACACGACCTGACACCCACACCGGAGCCATCGCCCTGAACGACGGCGAGCTGCCCGCCATCCGCTTCGACAGGGTGGAGAAGCGCTTCGGCGACCACGTCGTGCTGCACGACCTCGACTTCACCGTGCGCAAGGGCGACCGCGTCACGCTCATCGGGCCGAGCGGTTCGGGCAAGACGACGATCCTGCGGCTGGTGATGACGCTCGAGGAGGCCGACAGCGGCTACATCTACATCGACGAGCAGCCGCTCACCCACGTCGAGCGCGGGGACAGACGGGTCGAGCTCAAGGAGAAGCACAAGAACGAGATGCGCAAGCGCATCGGCATGGTGTTCCAGCAGTTCAACCTGTTCCCGAACATGACCGTGCTGGAGAACATCATCGAGGCGCCCGTGCACGTGCTGAAGGTGCCGAAGGCGCAGGCCGTCGCCCGTGCGCACGAGCTGCTCGAGATGGTCGGTCTGCCCGACAAGGCCGGCGCCCATCCCACACAGCTCTCCGGTGGTCAGCAGCAGCGGGTGGCGATCGCACGCGCCCTCGCCATGGAGCCCGAGATCCTGCTGCTCGACGAGGTCACCAGCGCGCTGGATCCCGAGGTGGTCGGCGAGGTGCTGAACATCCTGCGCGACATCGCACGGGACACGGATGTCACGATGCTGATCGTCACGCATGAGATGCAGTTCGCGCGCGACGTCTCCAACAGGGTGCTGATGTTCGACGGCGGGCGCATCGTCGAAGAGGGCGCGCCGGAGCAGATCTTCTCCGACCCGCACGAGCAGCGCACCAAGGACTTCCTCTCGGCCGTGCTGTGA
- the ehuD gene encoding ectoine/hydroxyectoine ABC transporter permease subunit EhuD has product MNDDRVIWNWDHVFAALPDMLWAFLTVTLYVTVLGSVIAAVLGLIIALARRSTPRPVAGTLTFVMNFIRMTPLVVQLLFAYYAFTTVPPLTLGVIIFGIHYATYMAEVYRAGIDAVPRGQWEASTALSMSRRRTWTAVIIPQALRSTLPALGNYVISMFKETPFLAVITVTDMVRAAQEYGASHFRFIEAIIMAGILFLVASYPTSLLIGRMEKRLAYTT; this is encoded by the coding sequence GTGAACGACGACCGAGTGATCTGGAACTGGGATCACGTCTTCGCCGCCCTTCCCGACATGCTGTGGGCGTTCCTGACCGTCACGCTGTACGTGACCGTGCTCGGTAGCGTCATCGCCGCGGTGCTGGGCCTGATCATCGCCCTGGCCCGCAGGAGCACGCCGCGCCCGGTCGCCGGCACGCTGACGTTCGTGATGAACTTCATCCGCATGACGCCACTCGTCGTGCAGCTGCTGTTCGCTTACTACGCGTTCACCACGGTGCCGCCGCTCACCCTCGGCGTCATCATCTTCGGCATCCACTACGCGACCTACATGGCCGAGGTGTACCGCGCCGGGATCGACGCGGTGCCGCGCGGCCAGTGGGAGGCGTCGACCGCCCTGTCGATGTCGCGCAGACGCACCTGGACCGCGGTGATCATCCCGCAGGCGCTGCGTTCGACCCTGCCGGCCCTCGGCAACTACGTCATCTCGATGTTCAAGGAGACGCCGTTCCTCGCGGTCATCACCGTGACCGACATGGTGCGCGCAGCGCAGGAGTACGGCGCATCGCACTTCCGGTTCATCGAAGCCATCATCATGGCGGGGATCCTGTTCCTCGTCGCCAGCTACCCGACCTCACTGCTCATCGGGCGAATGGAGAAGCGCCTTGCCTACACGACCTGA
- the ychF gene encoding redox-regulated ATPase YchF gives MALTIGIVGLPNVGKSTLFNALTKNDVLAANYPFATIEPNVGVVSLSDSRLNTLADIFGSERILPATVSFVDIAGIVRGASEGEGLGNQFLANIREADAVAQVVRGFSDDDVVHVDGAINPQGDLETINAELMLADLQTLEKAIPRFEKEVRGKKADPSVLEAATAAKDALERGQLLSISGIDLAPIKELGLLTSKPVIFVFNVDEAVLTDAARKAELAELVAPAQAIFLDAKIESELIDLDPEDAAELLASTGQDESGLDQLARIGFDTLGLQTYLTAGPKEARAWTIHKGDKAPQAAGVIHTDFEKGFIKAEVISFQDLVDTGSVAEARAKGKARLEGKDYVMQDGDVVEFRFSN, from the coding sequence GTGGCTCTCACTATCGGAATCGTCGGCCTGCCCAACGTCGGCAAGTCCACCCTCTTCAACGCGCTGACCAAGAACGACGTGCTCGCGGCGAACTACCCGTTCGCGACGATCGAGCCGAACGTCGGCGTGGTGAGCTTGTCCGACTCGCGGCTGAACACGCTCGCGGACATCTTCGGCAGCGAGCGCATCCTGCCCGCGACCGTGTCGTTCGTCGACATCGCCGGCATCGTGCGCGGCGCGAGCGAGGGGGAGGGGCTGGGCAACCAGTTCCTCGCCAACATCCGCGAGGCCGACGCCGTCGCGCAGGTGGTGCGCGGCTTCTCCGACGACGACGTGGTGCACGTCGACGGTGCGATCAACCCGCAGGGCGACCTCGAGACGATCAACGCCGAGCTGATGCTCGCCGATCTGCAGACCCTCGAGAAGGCGATCCCGCGCTTCGAGAAGGAGGTCCGCGGCAAGAAGGCCGATCCCTCGGTTCTCGAGGCGGCGACCGCCGCGAAGGACGCACTCGAGCGCGGCCAGCTGCTCTCGATCAGCGGCATCGACCTCGCGCCGATCAAGGAGCTGGGCCTGCTCACCTCGAAGCCGGTCATCTTCGTGTTCAACGTCGACGAGGCCGTGCTGACGGATGCTGCGCGCAAGGCCGAGCTCGCCGAGCTCGTCGCCCCCGCGCAGGCGATCTTCCTCGACGCGAAGATCGAGTCCGAGCTGATCGACCTCGACCCGGAGGATGCCGCGGAGCTGCTGGCCTCGACCGGCCAGGACGAATCCGGCCTGGACCAGCTCGCACGGATCGGCTTCGACACCCTCGGCCTGCAGACCTACCTCACCGCGGGTCCGAAGGAGGCGCGCGCCTGGACGATCCACAAGGGTGACAAGGCCCCGCAGGCCGCCGGCGTGATCCACACCGACTTCGAGAAGGGCTTCATCAAGGCCGAGGTCATCTCGTTCCAGGACCTGGTCGACACCGGCTCCGTGGCCGAGGCACGTGCGAAGGGCAAGGCTCGCCTCGAGGGCAAGGACTACGTCATGCAGGACGGCGACGTGGTGGAGTTCCGGTTCTCGAACTGA